CCCTCCTCGTCGTCGCGGGGTTCACCCGTCGACCTGCACAACGCTGCGCCGCCGCGATCTGTGCCCGCACGCGCGGACCGGTGCGCCGGCCTCACGTGCGCCCCGCCGCCCGCTCGCGCTTGCGCCGGTACATCGCCGCGTCGGCGTGCCGGACGAGGTCGCGCGCGGTCGTCCCGTCGCTCGGGAACACCGCCGCACCGATGCTCACGGTCATCCGGTGCACGGCGCCGTCGACGGTGAACGGCTCGCGCAGCGCCGCGTCGAGGTCGGCGACGACCCGGTCGACGGCGTGGGCCGTGTCGCCCGGGACCCCGGCGAGGACCGCGACGAACTCGTCACCCCCGCGGCGCCCGACGACGTCCTGCTCGCGCAGCCGCGACTGCAGGCAGCGGGCCGCGTGCGTGAGGTAGACGTCGCCGACGAGGTGGCCGTGCAGGTCGTTGCCCCCCTTGAACGCGTCGATGTCGAGGAACAGCACAGCGGCCCCCGTGCCCGTCGCGGCCGCGCGCTCGAGCACCCGGTACAGCTCGTCGTCGAACGCCGCCCGGTTGAGCAGGCCCGTCAGGGGGTCGCGGGTCATCGCCTGGACGGCGCGGGTCTGCGCCTCGACCTCGGGGGTCACGTCGTGCTGGACGCCCATGAAGTGGGTGACCGTGCCGGTGCCGTCGCGTGCCACCGAGATGTGGACGTCGTTCCAGAACGACGTCCCGTCCGCGCGGTAGTTGAGCAGCCGCACGCGCGTGAACTCCCCGGCGCGCAAGCCCGCACCCATCGCGTGCACCGCGCCGCGGTCGGTCGCGGGGCCCTGGAGGAACCGGGCGTTGCGCCCGAGGACGTCCTGCGCCGCGTAGCCGGTCATGACCTCGAACGCACGGTTGACGTAGACGAGCGGGTGGTCCGCCCCGAGGGCGTCCGCGATGGTGATCGGCGTGTCCGCGGAGGCGATGCAGAAGCTGAGCAGGTCCTCCGTCGTGGGCGGGCGCCCGGCCTCACCCACCGGACGCACCCGCGCGCCGGCCGGTTCGCACGATCGCCCCCCAACGACGCGGTCACGATCACCTGACCCCTCGACCCTACCGACGGGTCGGCCGGGTCGGCAGCCCGCCGCCCGACCCGTCCAGCGGCGTTCGTGCGCATCGCCACAGCGGCCCACGACCCGCTCGGGTCAGATGACCCCGAGCGCCAGCATCGCGTCCGCGACCCGGCGGAACCCGGCGATGTTGGCGCCCAGCACGTAGTTGCCGGGCGCCCCGAACTCCTCGGCGGTCTCGGCGCAGCGGTCGTGGATGCCGACCATGATCTCGGCGAGGCGCTCCTCGGTGTGCGGGAACGTCCACGAGTCGCGCGAGGCGTTCTGCTGCATCTCGAGGGCCGACGTCGCGACCCCGCCCGCGTTGGCGGCCTTGCCGGGGCCGAACAGCACGCCGGCGTCCTGGAGGAGCTGCACGGCGTCCGGCGTCGTCGGCATGTTCGCGCCCTCGGCGACGGCCCGGACCCCGTTCGTCAGCAGCGTCCGCGCGTCGTCGGCGGTCAGCTCGTTCTGCGTCGCGCACGGCAGGGCGACGTCGACCGGGACGTCCCAGACGCTGCCGCCCTCGACGAGCCGCGCCTGCGGACGGCGGGCCACGTAGTCGGCGGCGCGGCCGCGCTCGACCTCCTTGACCTGGCGGAGCAGGTCCAGGTCCACGCCGGCCTCGTCGACCACGTAGCCGGACGAGTCGGAGAACGTCACGACGCGCGCCCCGAGCGACTGCGCCTTCTGGATCGCGTAGGTCGCGACGTTGCCCGCGCCGGACACCGACACCCGCAGCCCGTCGAAGGCCGCGCCGCGCGTCGCGAGCATCTGCTCGGCGAACAGGACCGTCCCGTAGCCGGTGGCCTCGGTGCGCACGAGCGAGCCGCCCCACGCGAGGCCCTTGCCGGTGAGGACGCCCGACTCGTAGCGGTTGGTGATCCGCTTGTACTGGCCGAACAGGTAGCCGATCTCCCGGGCGCCGACCCCGATGTCGCCCGCAGGGACGTCGGTGTGCTCGCCGATGTGGCGGTACAGCTCCGTCATGAACGACTGGCAGAACCGCATGACCTCACCGTCGGAGCGGCCCCGGGGGTCGAAGTCGGCCCCGCCCTTGCCCCCGCCGATCGGCATCCCGCTGAGCGCGTTCTTGAAGATCTGCTCGAAGCCCAGGAACTTGACGATCCCGAGGTACACCGACGGGTGGAACCGCAGACCGCCCTTGTACGGCCCGAGCGCCGAGCTGTACTCGACGCGGAACCCGCGGTTGATCTGCACCCGTCCGGCGTCGTCGACCCACGGGACGCGGAAGATGATCTGCCGCTCGGGCTCGCAGAGCCGCTCGAGCACCGCGCCCTCGGCGTACTGCGGGTGCGCCCGGACCACGGGCCCGAGGGTGTCGAAGACCTCGCGGACGGCCTGGTGGAACTCGGCCTCCCCGGGGTTGCGGCGCAGCACCTGCGCGTAGATCGGTTCCAGCGCGCTGTCCACGCCCACTCCTCGGTTCGCCCGTTCCTGTCAGTCGACAGGTTATGCGGGACGGCCGTCGGACCCCGTGTCGTCCCCCGCGGGCCCGTCGTACCGCAGCCCGGCCTCCGTCACCCGGGCACCCTCCGACGGCGGGTGCGGGGTGCGCCGGCCGTCGTGGCCGAGGTGCTCGACGGGCACGCCGTGCAGGAGCACCGCGACGTCGCTGATCAGCCGCCGGTGGCAGCGCCACCACACCGTCTCGCTGCACATCACCACGGTCGCGCGGGGCCCGCGGGCGACGTCGTCGAGCAGGTCCGCCATGCCGCCGCGGAACTCGTCGGTGCGGGTGTGCGCGGCGTAGGCGCGGAACGCCTCGACGCGCCACCAGGGGTCGAGGTCGTCGGCGGGTGGGCCGTCGGCGGTGGCCGCGCGCGACGCGGCGACGGTCCGCCGGCCACCGAGGCGCGGCTCCCAGCGGTACCCGACCCCCGCCTCGGGCAGCCAGCGCGCGAGCTCGTCGCGCGCGACGTGCGGGTTCCGGCGGCTGCCGGGGAAGCGCCGGACGTCGACGAGCACCCTCGCACCGGCGGCGCCCAGCACCGAGAGGATCTCGTCCTGCCCGGCGGTCCCGTGCCCGAAGGTGAGGAGCGTCCCGCCCGTCGGGGGCAGCGGTCCGGGCGGGGGCGGTCCGGGCGGGGGCGGACCCGGCACGGCTCCTCCTCGTACGTCCGGCGGCTCGCGTCCCCGCCAGCGTCGCACGACGACCTGGCCGCCGCTCGGAGCCTCGTCAGCTGCGAGCGAGTCGCTGCCAGGTAGCGCTGCGGCCCGCGCCGTCGACCTCGACCTCGACCTCGACCTCGACCTCGACCTCGACCTCGACGAGACCTTCGGCGCAGAGCTGGGCGAGCGCCAGTCGGATCGTCGGGTGGGAGACACCGGGCAGCACAGCGCGGAGGTCGGAGATCCACCGCGCCGATGCGGAGGTCGAGGTCGGCGCAGGACTGCACGGTTCCGCTCACCTTCCGCTCATCCTGCTGAGACGACCCCCACATGAGCGGATCAGCGGATCGCCGGCAGATGGCTTCCGGCGACCCGGTCGGCCGCCGAGCGGGGAGCGTGGGGTCAGGTCGACCGAGCACGGGAGCCCGCGGCTCAGGCGGTGCGCACCCACCGTGCGAGCTGCCCGGCCGGCACGACGCGGCGCCGCGCGACCGCGGCTGCCGACGCCCCGAGCCCGACGAGCGTCCACACGAGCAGCGCCGCGATCGCGCCGCCCGCGCCGCCCTGACCGGTCACGACGCCCTGCAGCCCGTCGAGCGCCGCGGAGAGCGGCA
The Cellulomonas sp. NS3 DNA segment above includes these coding regions:
- the gdhA gene encoding NADP-specific glutamate dehydrogenase; its protein translation is MDSALEPIYAQVLRRNPGEAEFHQAVREVFDTLGPVVRAHPQYAEGAVLERLCEPERQIIFRVPWVDDAGRVQINRGFRVEYSSALGPYKGGLRFHPSVYLGIVKFLGFEQIFKNALSGMPIGGGKGGADFDPRGRSDGEVMRFCQSFMTELYRHIGEHTDVPAGDIGVGAREIGYLFGQYKRITNRYESGVLTGKGLAWGGSLVRTEATGYGTVLFAEQMLATRGAAFDGLRVSVSGAGNVATYAIQKAQSLGARVVTFSDSSGYVVDEAGVDLDLLRQVKEVERGRAADYVARRPQARLVEGGSVWDVPVDVALPCATQNELTADDARTLLTNGVRAVAEGANMPTTPDAVQLLQDAGVLFGPGKAANAGGVATSALEMQQNASRDSWTFPHTEERLAEIMVGIHDRCAETAEEFGAPGNYVLGANIAGFRRVADAMLALGVI
- a CDS encoding DUF488 family protein, with amino-acid sequence MPGPPPPGPPPPGPLPPTGGTLLTFGHGTAGQDEILSVLGAAGARVLVDVRRFPGSRRNPHVARDELARWLPEAGVGYRWEPRLGGRRTVAASRAATADGPPADDLDPWWRVEAFRAYAAHTRTDEFRGGMADLLDDVARGPRATVVMCSETVWWRCHRRLISDVAVLLHGVPVEHLGHDGRRTPHPPSEGARVTEAGLRYDGPAGDDTGSDGRPA
- a CDS encoding diguanylate cyclase domain-containing protein, with amino-acid sequence MGEAGRPPTTEDLLSFCIASADTPITIADALGADHPLVYVNRAFEVMTGYAAQDVLGRNARFLQGPATDRGAVHAMGAGLRAGEFTRVRLLNYRADGTSFWNDVHISVARDGTGTVTHFMGVQHDVTPEVEAQTRAVQAMTRDPLTGLLNRAAFDDELYRVLERAAATGTGAAVLFLDIDAFKGGNDLHGHLVGDVYLTHAARCLQSRLREQDVVGRRGGDEFVAVLAGVPGDTAHAVDRVVADLDAALREPFTVDGAVHRMTVSIGAAVFPSDGTTARDLVRHADAAMYRRKRERAAGRT
- a CDS encoding GntR family transcriptional regulator — protein: MLPGVSHPTIRLALAQLCAEGLVEVEVEVEVEVEVEVDGAGRSATWQRLARS